GGAAAACTTTCACACACAAACGATACCTGGTAAAACATGAGATAGTGCACAAGGGAGAGAGACCTTTCGCGTGTGCTGAATGTGGGAAGACCTTCAGTCGGAAGGACAGCTTAATCGAACACCAGAAATTCCACACGGGGGAGAAGCCGTTTCACTGTACTGAATGTGGACAATGTTACATTTTGAAAAAACATCTCAGAGCGCATCATAAAATTCACACAGGAGAAAGGCCCTTTCCGTGTTCTGAATGTGGAAGAAGTTTTAGGGTCCGGAGAGAGCTAAGGAGGCATCAAAAAACCCACACTGGGGAGAGAGACTTTCCATGTACAGAATGCCATAAAGCTTTCTCACGAAAGGAAGGCCTGGATAAACACCTGagagtccacacgggagagaaaccatttccatgTTCAGTATGTGGGCAAAGGTTCAGTCGCAAAGATCTTATCAAATATCACCAAAGGCGCTATCACCAGCCGCTAACTTCAAGCGTGGAAACATCTTCTGAGGCTGACTAGAGTCGGTAGAAAAATCACAGGCTGGAACACCAAAGGACCAACATGAAGAGCAGTGAATTTTGAGACTGAAATCATATCACGTACCCTGGCATGGCAGTGAAGATCATTACTGTCATTTGTAAAGCTAACTCATTTGGAGACATtccagcactctaccaaaaccctcatccacacccttgtctcctctcatttagactactgcaatctgcttcttgctggcctcccacttagtcacctcttccctctccagtcggttcaaaactctgctgcccctctcgtcttccgccagggtcgctttactcatactacccctctcctcaagacccttcactggctccctatccgttttcgcatcctgttcaaacttcttctactaacctataaatgtactcactctgctgctccccagtatctctccacactcgtccttccctacaccccttcccgtgcactccgctccatggataaatccttcttatctgttcccttctccactactgccaactccagacttcacgccttctgtctcgctgcaccctacgcctggaataaacttcctgagcccctacgtcttgccccatccttggccacctttaaatctagactgaaaggccacctctttaacattgcttttgactcgtaaccacttgtaaccactcgcctccacctaccctcctctcttccttcccattcacattaattgatttgatttgcttactttatttatttttttgtctattagattgtaagctctttgagcagggactgtctttcttctatgtttgtgcagcgctgcgtacgccttgtagcgctatagaaatgctaaatagtagtagtagtagtacaccgccttgagtgaactccttgaaaaaggtggtaaataaatcctaataataataaatatataatactagtaaaaaaggcccgtttctgacacaaaagaaacgggcgctagcaaggttttcctcggagtgtgtatgtttgggagagtgtatgtgagagtgactgtttgagagtcagagtgaaagtgtgagtgtgtgagagagagagtgagtctgggtgtgagtgtgtttctgagaatgagagtgtgttcaagtgtgtatgtgagacacagtgtgagagagagtgtgtgtgtgtgggcgagagagtgtgtgtgagacacagattctctgtttgagtgagtgtatgagaccaagcgagtgtgagtcactgtgtggcacatagagagtgaatgtgctacagtgtgagacagagtgtgtgagagtgagagttagAACGACATTGcatatcagagagagagtgtgagccgtgccctcccaatccatggccatctgtcccctgctccctccattcatccttttccagcaattcccctctctctctgagccctgccctcccaatcaatgcccatccatgctcctctgtcccctgccccctccattcatccctttccagcaattcccctctctccctgagccctgccctcccaatccatggccatccatgtttctctgtcacctgcccccctccattcatccctatccagcatttcccctctctgcctgaggcctgtcctgcaatccatatccatccatggccatctgtcccctccattcatccctattcagcatttcccctctccctgagtcctgccctcccaatccatggccatccatgtttctctgtcacctgccccctccattcatccctatccagcattttccctctctgcctgaggcctgccctgcaatccatatccatccatggccatctgtcccctccattcatccctattcagcatttcccctctccctgagtcctgcccttccaatccatgcccatccatgctcctctgtcacctggcccctccattcatccctatgcagcatttcccctctctgcctgaggcctgtcctgcaatccatatccatccatggccatctgtcccctccattcatccctattcagcatttcccctctccccgagtcctgcccttccaatccatggccatccatgtttctctgttacctgccccctccattcatccctatccagcatttcccctctctgcctgaggcctgccctgcaatccatatctatccatgcccatctgtcccctctattcatccctatccagcaattcccctctctccctgagccctgccctgcaatccatatccatccatgcccatctgtcccctccattcatccctatccagcatttcccctctccctgagtcctgcccttccaatccatgctcctgtcccctgccgcctccattcatccttttccagcaagtcccctctctcccttccatgaccccccctcgcatccatgctcctctctctcccatgtcccagcctggcccgccctcttcttcccccccccccctcgcatccatgcatcgttttttttttttttcttctttttcaatttacctccgtggcgtttccgggaacgaagcgtcagggaaggaggcggcgctcccgacgtctagctttcccttcgctgacacagcgaagggaaggctagacgtcgggagcgccgcctccttccctgacgtttcgcttcccgatttgtttgttttgtcgcgagggcggggcagagacggctggctggcttgaaggcttcacaccacgaatccacgaaccctacagcctcagtgacgtcagatggcttcatggcttcacagaacgttgtcctcagaacgttgagggtgcgttttattatattagatagattgcagtagtccaagtggggAATTACCAGCATTTAGACTATTAAACAAAATGTACCCACGTCAAACATAACCCATTCGTTccggactggtctggtagggACGAAAagtgaagtagtagtagtagtagaaaaatgGTTCTTAGAAAATTGCATGGCTGAACATACATGTAAAAGGTCAGTGCAGAGTAAAATGGGAGTAATTCTCTTCAAGTCGTCTAAAGTCAGGCACCAGGACAATGCgtgctaagtgtgaattctatattggcaattttgtgtgtaattgctgttataaaatattagcGTGAGTctgcagttatgcacctaactttacgcACAAGCACGTATGCTAGCCCAATTGCTGCTACAAATGCTCACGCATAACTGCCATCAGGCACATAACGACCAGTGCTCTAGAACCCGCATGAGttaagtgctaggcatgcccctaacctgcccatgcccctcccaggtccacaccctcCTTGCAGCTGCACACTATGGATTTTAGCTTGCtcatgggccgatgctcaaaacctaatgctGGCACTAGAGGTgattagtgccagactagcacCAGCGTTAGTGAGCGCACAgtgctcagagggctctagcacaGAAGacaatgaggcgtattttcaaagcataagtactgccacactgggacagaccaagggtccatcacgcccagcatcctgtttccaatccaggtcacaaatacctggcaagatccccaaaatgttcaatacattttatgctgcttatcccagaaataagcagtggattttccccaagtcattttaataatggtctatggacttttcctttaggaagctgaccaaacctttcttaaaccccactacgctaaccgcctttaccacattctctggcaatgaattccaaagtttaattacacgttcagtggaGAAAAATttactgatttgttttaaatttactactgtggagttgaggagtggcctagtggttagagcaccggtcttgcaatccagaggtggccagttcaaatcccactgctgctccttctgatcacttaaccctccattgcctcaggtacagacttagattgtgagccctcctaggacagagaaatatccagtgtacctgaatgtaactcatcttgagctactactgaaaaaggtgtgagcaaaatctaaataaatacttagtagctttatcacatgccccctagtcctagtatttttagaaagagtaaaacaatttacgtctacccgttccactccactcattattatatagacctttatcatatcttccctcagccatcttttctccaagctgaagagccctagccgcttcagcctttcctcattgggaagtcgtcccatcccatccataagttactatggggctcattttcaaagcacttagacttacaaagttccgtaggtTACTACGTAATTTTTTaagtctaagggctccttttactaagtggtggcaagcccaatgcgggcttactgctcactatacagaagtaccgccaggctaccgcagcagcccggtggtacttctcacccctagtgagccgtcatttccggcgctacaaaaatgtatttttgtagcgccggagtgtacccggcggtaattgggcagcccaGCTCACATATTACAATCCATCCTCAGAGCAACAGACTAAAGAGCATCAGACACTGGGAACAGCAGACAGTTACTGagaagagaaataaaataaaaaaaatattgaaaaaattaaaaaaataaaaaatatttaccaAAACTCCCCCcaataaaacacagaaaaataggctttaaaaacaacataaaacatatgtgtgtgtatatacaggTACAGACTTTCTGAGCAACAGACACTGCCTCCTCCATATAGTCAGCTGCTCTGGGGCCAGACTATGTATAAGAAACATATTATAATGATATAGCCTGCCATTTACCCAGCTTCAGTAGAGACATTTGCAatgggattctataaagggtgctcacaTTTGGGACCCAATCCTGAGATGTGCACACCAATAATTGGGTAATGAGCCAattttaacatcaataattgggtgttaacaattattgatgttaattggcaccaatctgGATTTGCATGAACATCTTGCcacatgctgttctataaaactGCGCTCCTAAATCCCAtgatgcaacccaaaaggggatgtggccatgggaggggcacaggcaATCTGGAATACTGCTGATGTGTGCGCAATTTGTGTGCTAGAAATTATACCTGGTTTTAGCAGGCGTACATCTCAGTACCCAAATTTGGGAATGGGAACCCGgcacgtcctttatagaatagcgctgggcgcccattttttctggtgtccaaatttgagcaacatttactgaatctggtccttaaGGTCTATCCTGGGGAGGTTTTCGACTTACAATGGAAAACACGAAcgtacccaggggcgtagccagataacagattttgggtgggcctaggcaagaagtgggtgggcaccaagtgttctccccccaccactaccaccaacaaaaaaatatctcagctggtgggaaaacgcttctttccaccttggcagtctgcagcaggcatgcgctgaaaactgagcatgcacaggtgccataTCATGCAGAGTAGCATttgcattaccatcagggggaagtcttcagctggtggagcttaggatccccaccagctactactaaaaatgagccacccaggcccacctgtggttacGCTACTGCGTACAACATGTCAACCATTAGCAGTATCCGACAAGAGACAGACAAAACACAATAGTGGTAATTACAAAAACACTGTACAGTAATATAACAAAGAAAGAAAGGTACTCCCTCCATCCCTAAGCATTTTCACATTAAATCCCCTCCCAAATGAAAACCCCACACACACTCCCAAAAGAAACAATTCCCTACCCCAAGCAGTTCATCCCCCCCTCCTAAAAAACATTGCTGTGACAGAATCTGGCTCACGGCTCTCCATTCCAACTCTTCCAAGAACAGAGAGAGATAGCGTTGCCAAATATCTCGATACCAGCGTTTCTGTAACGACCCAGCCGCTTTAAGATGCAGAAGAATTCACTCCGTCATATCATGCATAGTTGTACGCCAGCCCTAAGATTGCAAAACGCATTTTATTTGTAattcctgattctacccattgaaatcatttTCTGCCAGTCCTGGTACGGTTATCAGGAATCAAGGACACGTTTTAAGTTGACCCTACTAGAACTGGGCATATTGGAACCCATGTAACAAGAGCAAGGTGTAAACACTGCAGAGACTGATCTTAAATCCTACCCACAGATCAAAATCCAAAATCTTTGCTTCCATTCCGGGGAAATACTGAGGGTTCACCTTTCTGCATAATGATTGTCGTGATCTACAGATATAGACTCATCTCTATTTTGACATCTAAACAGGACATCTTTTGGTGAAATTTTCCCACAAAACCTGCTATTTTTTGCAGAGGAGTTATGCAATATGGGCAGGGTCAGTTTAACTATTAGGCTCATTAAGGTAGTCGCTTAGGGAAGCAAAGGGCAGCCCTAATCAAAACAGTAGATGCTGACAGTCACATGCACTCAAAGAACCAGCAGCTTGCAGGAAtcgtgggcagttttcaaacagcCTATTTATCCAGCTCTTGGAAATTGCTCTTATTATTTATATGTACACAAAATGAAGTTTATTAGTTAAAAGTATGATGTGTAATTTTGTAATTATGTTTTATTgtacaggattgttctgggaaGGATGTTAATAGGGTGATCACtttgtttaattatcaaaattgtGGGGGAGAGGAGCTAGGGACCTGAAAGTTAATTAAGGTGAGGCACAAGCCAGAAGGGCATCTAATGCCCTTGCACAGGTTCTTAATTTGAATGTGAAAATCTCAGGAGATTTGAGAACCTGTATAATAAAGGGAGGAAGCCTCCATTCCTTCAGAGCCACATAGCAGGACAGGCATTCATGATACcctcaggccccgatgctcagaaacaAATGTAGGcattagaggccattagtgctgcattagcacccgcatttgctacTGCCGAATGTTCAGACCAGGCGAGCGCTTGAAATGAGCTCGCCGACTCAACGAAACGAGCAGCTACACAGGGTAATCAGTATTTTCTACCGTTAGATTCAGCACGcgccaagggccccttttacaaagtggcggcccaggcttaccgctcgctaaaaaggaagtaccaccgggctaccgcagcagtctggcggtacttcccactccaAGCGTGCCATCGTATCCGGCGCTACAAgtatatatttaattttgtaaTCGGGCAATGCACGCGCTGCCCCGTTGCCGCCGGGTTACtgcggagcccttaccgccacctcaataggtgtcagtaagggctccccccgaaatggccttgcggcaagtgctttacttgtcgcaCGGTTATTTCTTGCagtaaagacctgccttttacccactgcggtaaaagggggcctcggtgcgcgtcaaaaacacacgctgacactagcacaggccccggcccccccctttttcccatagcttggtcaaaggggcccttttactaagccacacaggcGCATACGCACGTCAATTTGGATTTACTGCTCGGCTactacgtggcccttgcggtaatttcattttttttttttttacaagtgtcCGCTACACGCACCAGAAACCATGCGGTGATCGTCATCCTACACATGTAGATGATTAGCGCGCAGTTaccgcgcgagaccttaccgctaagtcaatggggtgaaggtaaggtctcagacccaaaacgaacgcacgccaatttttattttgtcacacgtccatttttggcaaaaatgtttttttaaaaaaaggtcttttttttttttttacaggcgcactgataaaacacacacctacactagcgcggcccatttttctgcgcaccttagtaaaaggtcccccaaATTCGGAATTACCTCAGGGCTCACTCGCCAGCCgcgcggtagtgccgatttggcgcgCACTGTACGGGGTGCCCCTCCCCCATGATGATCCCGCGAAGCGCTTCCCAAGCGGCGCACGAGAGGTTCTTCTCGGCGCGCGCCCCTGCCTCAGCACGCGAAGCGGTACCCAAATAGCGCGCGAGACTCGGAGcgtccctcccccccagctcgcGCGAAGCGGCAGATGCCCAAGTACAGCACAGCACAGACAGTCTCTCAGtcagtctcagtctctctctcccccgaCCAAGTCCCGCGCCAGGAGGCAGCCCGCGCGAGGCGGTACCCAAATAGCGCACGAGGACAAGGCTCGGAGCGCGGAGCGCAGAGCGCACCTCCCCCCAACCCAAGAAGCGCACGAGACTCGGCGCCCCTCCCCCAGCTCTGGCGGGCGGAGCGGTGACGTCAGTgcccgggtgggtggggggggggaggaggaggaggaggagggtcctAGCGACAGAAATGTCCAGAATGCGATGTCGACACTTCCTGTGGAATTTTCCCGGGGAACTTAAGCTTAAGGGTTGGTCTGCGCAGTGCACTCTGCAGCGTTTGTGAAAGCTGCCTGGGACGACAGTGCAAGTGCAGCGCTGAACGGTCGAAGAGCAGCATCCTCCAGCTCAGGACCCCTCATCCTGCTCATCTCAGAGACAAAAGGAGCCCCTTGCATCCTCCTCTCTGTGTGCAGAGCCCATCTCAAGAGAAGGAGCCCTTGCATCTTCTCCCCTGGACACAGAGAGAAACGGAGTCCCTGcatcctccccatctctctcctggaTAGAGAAGCCCCTGcatcctccccatctctctcctggaTCCACATAGAGAAGCCCCTGCATCCTCCCCATCCCTTTCATCCTCTGCAGACAATCCTCTCACACACTAATACCCTCAGCCCTctcctctccgcccccccccctctctcactcacacacccaCCCCTCTGCAGGACGCTTATTTAGCAGTTAAAACAACTGGACCTctaaagtttgccttttgcggACACGTTTCCAATACCACCAAGAGATTTAGGGATTTCATTTCTCTTTTGGCAGGTAAGTTTGTAAAGCCATTATTTTGGGGCCTTTCCTAGCACGAGCATTTCTTCAGTAGCTTGAAAATAATAGTATAGTTAAGGATAATGGGTTTGACAGACATATCCTTGGTTTTTGTTATGTCTGGGGCTGTGTTGGTGGCTTTTATCTTCTCTATGGAGAGGTTGGTCTCTCTTAATTGGCCGCCATGTGAGATCTGAGAGACTTGTCTTTAGCTACATCAGCATGTGCGGAGGAAAGATCGTTGTTATGGTTACTGTAAATCTAAATATTTCAAGGGTGTTCAGTTATATTATATGCTCTGGGAAACAGAAAGCTATAgagggtgtgtgggggggagtgTTTGTATCCACCTGTTCCTAGTATCTCTAAACTGCCAGGGTTAAAACATACTggggagaaaagaagatgatGGCAGCCCCCAAAGCACAAcacaagaacaaagaaaaacaattggaGGAGACCAGTGTAATTTCAACCAGGGGAAACAATTTATTAATAACACTAAAAATGTGTTAAGATACAAAGGCCGATAAGTCCAAGATATGAAGAACACTGAATGGACTTGGAACAGTCTTGCGTTTCGGCGGGAGTCAGAGATATTCCAGGCTAGTTGACAATGGGAAAATTGTTAGCCAGTGAATGGCAGTACAGGCATATCAGACAATAAGTCACACTATAACATAAAGCTGTAACACCGTCAAaatactgtcttttttttttgacacACAGTCTCATTTCTACACATTGTTGTTTCATCATTTTGACAGTGGATTCGCCCCGGAACAGGGGGAGCCACAGGTtctatggcaccccccccccctaaattttgCTACCCTTCCTCTCTCCACATGAGGCCTTTCTTCTTTTACCTTGCATCTGCATGTACTCGAGGCTTGGCACCTGCTTCTGTCCCTTCTCAAACAGGAAGTTCGgaggaaatgggagctggcaggCCTTGAGTGTCTGCAGGCCCTGCGATTTCTCCAATGTAGCTTATATAGTTGACACCCAAGGGGATAAAGGTAAGAGAATAAATATCTCCCGGACACAGCATAGAAAAAGAGCATGCTGaagattagggggggggggaaggcttgAATGATGGAAACCGCAAGCAGAGGtgggagaagagaaggagagagatgctgaagagaggaggatgaggggagggaaagagagatgctgaaaaccatagggagggaggaaaggagagagatgctggagacaatGAGAGGTGAAATGCTGAACACCACAGGGGGGTTGAATAATGGACACGACAGGcagaagggagagggaaggaggcaagagaggagggggagggcaggtgaggcgaaagatgctggagaccatgggggtttgagagggagggaaggagagagatgctggagatcatGGAGGGTGgtaaggaaaagagagagatgatGGAGACCATGGGGGGAATAGAATGTGTGCATcacagttgtgggggggggggggagagaagtgaaggagacagatgctgaagggggagggaaggagagaggtgttggaagagaggagggaaggagagatatgctggagaccatggggggttgagagggagggaaggagcgaGATGCTAGAGACCATGGAGTGGGTGGGATGCTGGACACCACAGACTGGGGGAGTAGAAGGAAAGGAGCGAGATgctgaagagagaagagagagggaaggagcgaGATGCTAGAGACCATGGAGTGGGTGGGATGCTGGACACCACAGACTGGGGGAGTAGAAGGAAAGGAGCGAGATgctgaagagagaagagagagggaaggagcgaGATGCTAGAGACCATGGAGTGGGTGGGATGCTGGACACCACAGACTGGGGGAGTAGAAGGAAAGGAGCGAGATgctgaagagagaagagagagggaaggagcgaGATGCTAGAGACCATGGAGTGGGTGGGATGCTGGACACCACAGACTGGGGGAGTAGAAGGAAAGGAGCGAGATgctgaagagagaagagagagggaaggagcgaGATGCTAGAGACCATGGAGTGGGTGGGATGCTGGACACCACAGACTGGGGGAgtagaaggaaaggagagagatgctgaagagaggagaaggagggaaggagagagatactaTAGAACATGAGGGAGAGTTGAGAGGTAGgttaggagagagatgctggagaccctggtggcgggggggagggggggtgattgAAGTGCTGGACACTACATGCAaggggtgggagaagggaaggagagaggtgctgcagaccacgggagagggaaagagatacTATAGACCATGAGGGgttgagaaggagggaaggagagagatgttggattagaaggggggaagggagtagggaagaagagaaatgcttGACACCATGGGGGATGGGGTTAAGAGGGACAGAGGAGAGATATGGTGAATGCCATAGGAGGGGACTAGGATGGAACGGAAGGGTtgggggtggagcttgggcacccccaaacaaaaaaagcattcCGCTGCTCCTGCAGTGGAgcgatacacaggcattataatattcttggtcttattttgcatccctttcctgataattcctagcatattgtttgctttgttggccgcagccgcacactgggcaaactgtttcagcatattgtctacaatgacacctagatctttttcctgagtgctgactcctaaggtggaccctagcatcaggtaaagcACCGTTTGgattaatttcttctcaaaacgtccaaatttgtattttcaaaacctgttttgcagacgtctatctatgcatttcgtctacagtgcatccagatcacaagggagcTTGTCGGGGGCGTTTTGAAGGCAGACTTAGGGCGAGTctgacacttggacattttacagccgtaATGGAAGAGAACAAATATATCTAGAGCAAAACATCAACATTTTGGACTAGACCTGCTTTtctaacgaataagacacaaaaaggtgccctaaatgatcagataaccactagagggattcagggatgaccccccttactcccccactgaATAAATATAGTACTCACCTGCCTGTATGAcatatgttatagccaggtccattagagcaacatgcaagtccctggagtagtgtagtggtcagtgcagtgcactgtagacaggtggccCAAggcccatactactactactactaccgagatagagagtggagggagaggagaagtgggtttgggtgggaaaacaagaagcttggtcttggccatgttcagtttcaggtggcggttggacatccaggcagaaatgtcggataagcaggccgatactttggcctgggtttccgcagtgatgtctggagtggagagataaagctgggtgtcgtcagcataaagatgatagtggaagccatgagatgagatcagggagcccagggaagaggtgtagattgagaaaagaaggggtccaaggacagatccctgagggacgccAAAgtatctcccccctacctgttaaacttgtggtggaaactgtgagccccccaaaactgactgtacccagggccgtgccaacccagtaagcggggtaagcaccgcaggggggcgcctgccttcaagggcgcctcgCCGGCCGCAGCACTGCCGGTCGAGTTCTATTtcaaaattgaaaaaataaaccgTACCGTACCGCGTTGGCGCATCGGCGCCTATGCGCTGCTGCCTCGCCGCGCGCAGCGCtctgctctcctccctccctccccatcagcGCCTAGACATGTCCGCCTGCGAGCTCTACACCCGGGTAAGTGAAGCGGGGAATCTATCTCTTCAGCTGCTCAGTGAGCGGCGGGGGTTGGGGCGCAATTTATCTCTTCAGCTTTGCTTAGCGGGCGGGAAGGCGCAGCCTTAGCTTCCTTGCTGCTGTTTCCTGAACTAGTACCGGGACAGGTGTTGCTTGCGGTGTGATAAGTTCTCACTCTGACCGAGTCGAGGAAGACCGGGAGCGGATGGGAGGCCATGGGGTGGAGCTGCTGCTTGTCGCAGCCAATGTGGGCTCCGTGTGTGACAAGGTGGGTATCGGGGGAGGGAAGGGTccgccctgaggaaggcctgtagtGTCCACGCAACTCTGGCTCCTGCAGTtgtgagtcgggggggg
This sequence is a window from Microcaecilia unicolor chromosome 13, aMicUni1.1, whole genome shotgun sequence. Protein-coding genes within it:
- the LOC115456594 gene encoding gastrula zinc finger protein XlCGF49.1-like, with translation MAAGLSAQQMRVTFEDIAVSFSQEEWRYLDEGQKELYREVMEENYETLLFLETNHQFIDPDVLSKIKQHSRKPGKREVGGSYSDNEAKEEKTFSCPECGKTFTHKRYLVKHEIVHKGERPFACAECGKTFSRKDSLIEHQKFHTGEKPFHCTECGQCYILKKHLRAHHKIHTGERPFPCSECGRSFRVRRELRRHQKTHTGERDFPCTECHKAFSRKEGLDKHLRVHTGEKPFPCSVCGQRFSRKDLIKYHQRRYHQPLTSSVETSSEAD